In the genome of Myroides phaeus, one region contains:
- the murB gene encoding UDP-N-acetylmuramate dehydrogenase, translated as MKILENISLKPYNTFGLDVKAKYFVEVNNLTDLKEIVKANDSQKLFILGGGSNMLLTTDVNKIVVKLNLKGIEVVENNEDYVLVEAQAGENWHEFVLWTLAHDFGGIENLSLIPGNVGTTPIQNIGAYGVEVKDTLHSCKALNVKTLAIEEFSNKDCEFAYRESIFKNNLKDQYIITSVTFKLTKNNHNLKVEYGAIQKELDLESITVPTIQDISKAVIRIRQSKLPDPKEIGNSGSFFKNPIVSTETFNHLHSIYPTMPHYILNDAEVKIPAGWLIEKVGFKGYRIGDAGVHNLQALVLVNYGKATGEQIKKLSQTVQNEVKKVFNISISAEVNIF; from the coding sequence ATGAAAATCCTTGAAAACATATCATTAAAACCCTATAACACTTTTGGTTTAGACGTAAAAGCAAAATACTTCGTTGAAGTTAATAACCTAACCGACTTGAAAGAAATAGTGAAGGCTAATGATAGTCAAAAGCTATTTATTTTAGGCGGAGGTAGTAATATGTTACTGACTACTGATGTAAACAAAATAGTTGTTAAGTTGAACTTAAAAGGGATTGAGGTAGTTGAAAACAACGAAGATTATGTACTTGTAGAGGCTCAAGCTGGTGAAAACTGGCACGAATTTGTCTTATGGACTTTAGCACACGACTTTGGAGGAATTGAAAATCTTTCCTTAATTCCTGGTAATGTTGGTACTACTCCTATTCAAAACATTGGTGCTTATGGAGTTGAAGTTAAGGACACCCTACATAGTTGTAAAGCTTTAAACGTAAAAACGTTAGCTATAGAAGAGTTTTCCAATAAAGATTGTGAATTCGCTTATAGAGAAAGTATTTTTAAAAATAATCTAAAAGACCAATATATTATCACGTCTGTAACATTCAAATTGACGAAAAACAACCACAATTTAAAAGTGGAATACGGCGCTATTCAAAAAGAGTTAGATTTAGAAAGTATTACAGTACCAACTATCCAAGACATAAGCAAAGCTGTCATTCGCATTAGACAAAGTAAATTACCTGACCCTAAAGAAATAGGAAATAGCGGAAGCTTTTTTAAAAACCCAATAGTATCAACTGAAACATTTAATCACCTTCACAGTATTTACCCTACAATGCCTCATTATATTTTGAATGATGCTGAAGTTAAAATACCTGCTGGATGGTTAATTGAAAAAGTGGGGTTCAAAGGTTATCGCATTGGTGATGCTGGTGTACATAACCTACAAGCTCTGGTTTTGGTTAATTACGGAAAAGCGACTGGTGAACAAATAAAAAAGCTTTCACAAACCGTTCAAAATGAAGTAAAAAAAGTATTCAACATCAGCATATCAGCAGAGGTTAACATCTTTTAA
- a CDS encoding glycosyltransferase, whose translation MLTILFYLFIAVLIIEFLQYVIVYSRLAFTSQTSNKKSIDYEPVSVIVYIKDQEEKLTTFLTSLINQNYPQFEIILVNNASEDNSLDILESFERQFPNAKLVNVANNEAFWGNKKYALTLGIKVTSYDRYVFVDPTVMPANLNWLASLTSNFSTKKKVVIGHTSILKKKKSFLNKLMRYQNMFKSINLFSWAALGKPFHGNAQNQAYNKELFFKVNGFIEHMKTPFGDEYAFINQIGTSRNTAAAIHPDSFVITESDNKFSTWKKQLKNNDLLLKNSKTINNIKVRFFNFCRVLFFISFAVLVSFLHQIEIVVGLFIFRYILIYIYNAKLFKLFANKDLLWTLPILEIIHIFMSTYYSVTHFISRKKI comes from the coding sequence ATGCTAACAATATTATTTTACCTATTTATTGCAGTCTTAATAATTGAATTTTTACAATATGTTATTGTTTATAGTCGTTTGGCATTTACGTCTCAAACTTCTAACAAAAAATCAATTGATTACGAACCTGTATCTGTTATTGTTTACATTAAAGATCAAGAAGAAAAACTTACAACTTTCTTAACTTCTTTAATCAATCAAAATTACCCACAATTTGAAATTATCTTAGTAAATAATGCTTCAGAAGATAACAGCTTAGATATACTTGAATCGTTTGAAAGACAATTTCCTAATGCCAAATTAGTTAATGTAGCTAATAATGAGGCTTTCTGGGGCAACAAAAAATACGCATTAACTTTAGGAATAAAAGTAACATCTTATGATCGTTATGTTTTTGTCGATCCTACTGTAATGCCAGCAAACCTAAATTGGTTGGCAAGCTTAACAAGTAACTTCTCTACCAAAAAGAAAGTTGTAATTGGACATACAAGCATATTAAAAAAGAAAAAGTCTTTTCTGAACAAACTAATGCGCTATCAAAATATGTTTAAATCTATAAACTTATTTTCTTGGGCCGCTTTGGGTAAACCTTTTCACGGTAACGCACAAAATCAAGCTTATAACAAAGAGTTATTCTTTAAAGTAAATGGTTTTATTGAGCATATGAAAACACCTTTTGGAGACGAATATGCTTTTATAAATCAAATCGGTACAAGTAGAAATACAGCTGCTGCAATACATCCCGATAGTTTTGTAATCACTGAAAGTGACAATAAATTCTCAACTTGGAAAAAACAGCTTAAAAACAACGATTTACTACTTAAAAATTCGAAAACGATAAATAATATAAAAGTTAGATTCTTCAACTTTTGTCGTGTATTATTCTTTATATCGTTTGCTGTATTAGTTTCTTTTTTACATCAAATAGAAATAGTAGTAGGACTTTTTATTTTTAGATATATCCTAATATATATATACAATGCAAAGCTTTTTAAACTTTTTGCAAACAAAGATCTACTGTGGACACTTCCAATATTAGAAATAATTCATATTTTTATGTCTACTTACTATAGTGTTACACACTTTATATCAAGAAAAAAGATTTGA
- a CDS encoding RNA polymerase sigma factor, with protein sequence MKDLVPQNIEAAQKGDQTAFTFLLNFYWSEVYNYILKRSANEADSEDITIETFSKAFSSINSYKPEFAFNTWLISIAKNVHIDMIRKRKNMSFVDLNDEYNSEFSNIVDDTSNIEDKLIKEQNLAIFKNYIKLLKPHYQEVIELRFFQELSYNEISEVLNEPLNNVKVKIMRAKKLLAEIILKQIDHNFNL encoded by the coding sequence TTGAAAGACTTAGTACCACAAAATATCGAAGCAGCACAAAAAGGTGATCAAACAGCCTTCACTTTCTTACTAAATTTCTATTGGTCTGAAGTCTATAATTATATCCTTAAAAGATCCGCTAATGAAGCAGACAGTGAAGATATTACAATTGAGACTTTCTCTAAAGCATTTTCAAGTATAAATAGTTATAAACCTGAATTTGCATTTAACACTTGGCTTATTTCAATCGCGAAAAATGTTCATATCGATATGATACGAAAACGAAAAAATATGTCATTTGTTGATCTTAATGACGAATACAATTCTGAATTCAGCAACATTGTTGACGACACTTCAAATATAGAAGACAAATTAATAAAGGAACAGAACTTAGCTATTTTTAAGAACTACATTAAGCTTTTAAAACCACACTATCAAGAAGTAATTGAACTGCGCTTCTTTCAAGAGCTTTCTTACAACGAAATCTCTGAAGTCCTAAACGAACCACTTAACAATGTTAAAGTCAAAATAATGCGTGCTAAAAAGCTTTTAGCGGAGATTATCTTAAAACAGATTGACCATAATTTTAATTTGTAA
- the nirK gene encoding copper-containing nitrite reductase translates to MNTRVQSMKNKLGVLLLALGLLAMNSCQNKEAKATKMTPDIAEKIVVKGEMEAELTAPPMVPKPVGNREATKLKVNLEILEEEGEMVDGVKYVYWTFGGTVPGSFIRTRVGDEVEFTLKNHPDNKLPHNIDLHAVTGPGGGAASSLVAPGHEVTFSFKTLHPGLYVYHCATAPVGMHIANGMYGLILVEPEGGLAPVDKEYYVMQGDFYTKGNYGEKGVQPFDMNKALKEQPDYVVFNGSVNALVNDNAITAKVGETVRLFVGNGGPNLVSSFHVIGEIFDKVHVEGGDLINENVQTTLIPAGGAAIVEMKVNVPGTLVLVDHSIFRAFNKGALGMLKVEGNENEKVFAGKIREGIYLPEGGTIQTMPKNEAKKEVIVDKTLAQQMTDGKNIFTRTCFACHQSEGQGIEGIFPPLAKSDYLNADVNRAIKTVINGQQGEITVNNVKYNSIMTSQHLSDQEISDVLTYVYNSWGNNKKVVTPQMVKQNR, encoded by the coding sequence ATGAATACAAGAGTACAATCAATGAAGAACAAACTTGGGGTATTACTATTAGCTCTAGGTTTATTAGCAATGAATAGCTGTCAAAATAAAGAAGCTAAAGCCACAAAAATGACTCCTGATATTGCTGAAAAAATTGTTGTAAAAGGAGAAATGGAAGCAGAATTAACTGCTCCCCCTATGGTTCCAAAACCAGTAGGAAACAGAGAGGCAACTAAGTTAAAAGTAAACTTAGAAATTTTAGAAGAAGAAGGTGAAATGGTAGATGGTGTTAAATATGTTTACTGGACTTTTGGTGGTACAGTACCTGGAAGCTTCATTAGAACTCGCGTTGGTGATGAAGTAGAATTTACTTTAAAAAATCACCCAGACAACAAATTGCCTCACAACATTGACTTACATGCTGTAACAGGTCCAGGTGGTGGAGCCGCTTCGTCTTTAGTTGCTCCTGGACATGAAGTAACTTTCTCTTTCAAAACGCTACACCCTGGCTTATATGTCTACCACTGTGCTACTGCGCCTGTAGGAATGCATATTGCAAATGGTATGTACGGTTTGATTTTAGTTGAACCAGAAGGAGGCTTAGCTCCTGTAGACAAGGAATACTATGTGATGCAAGGGGATTTCTATACAAAAGGAAATTATGGAGAAAAAGGTGTACAACCTTTTGACATGAATAAAGCGCTAAAAGAGCAACCTGACTATGTCGTGTTTAATGGTAGCGTAAATGCCTTAGTAAATGATAATGCAATTACTGCAAAAGTAGGAGAAACTGTACGTCTTTTCGTAGGAAATGGTGGGCCTAACTTAGTAAGTTCGTTTCACGTAATTGGAGAAATATTTGATAAAGTTCATGTAGAAGGTGGTGATTTAATCAACGAAAATGTACAAACCACACTAATTCCTGCAGGTGGTGCGGCGATTGTAGAAATGAAAGTGAACGTACCTGGTACGTTAGTTTTAGTGGATCACTCAATCTTCAGAGCATTCAACAAAGGGGCTTTAGGTATGCTTAAAGTAGAAGGAAATGAAAATGAAAAAGTATTCGCTGGAAAAATTAGAGAGGGAATTTACTTGCCTGAAGGTGGTACTATCCAAACAATGCCTAAAAATGAAGCTAAAAAAGAGGTAATCGTTGACAAAACTTTAGCGCAACAAATGACTGATGGTAAAAATATATTTACAAGAACTTGCTTCGCATGTCACCAGTCTGAAGGACAAGGAATCGAAGGAATCTTCCCTCCTCTTGCTAAATCTGATTACCTAAATGCGGATGTTAATAGAGCTATTAAAACCGTTATTAATGGTCAACAAGGCGAAATTACAGTAAACAACGTTAAGTACAACTCTATCATGACGAGCCAACACTTATCTGACCAAGAGATTTCTGATGTACTTACGTATGTATATAATAGTTGGGGAAACAACAAAAAAGTGGTAACTCCTCAAATGGTAAAACAAAATAGATAA
- a CDS encoding formylglycine-generating enzyme family protein, with amino-acid sequence MFFLDKSKCIAVVLALLSMITTFAQKQTQMLTIKSGTYVPLYGSIEEGFVKVETFLIDQYPVTNEQFLIFLKENPDYQRSAIKGIFANKSYLSHWNGDLDYGDLKPNAPVTNISWFAAKKYCELQTKRLPTMDEWEYVAMADAKNMDAREKEDYNKYILSWYETPKTYNNPVGSTFKNYWGVYDMHGLVWEWVSDFNSIFLSGESRKDKGNDENLFCGSASINASDLMDYAAFMRYGFRGSLKANFTTKNLGFRCAKDL; translated from the coding sequence ATGTTTTTTCTTGATAAATCAAAATGCATCGCTGTTGTTTTAGCTTTACTTTCAATGATAACAACGTTTGCTCAAAAACAGACGCAGATGCTTACTATCAAAAGTGGAACCTACGTTCCACTTTATGGTAGTATAGAAGAAGGCTTCGTGAAAGTAGAAACTTTTCTTATTGACCAATATCCAGTGACAAATGAACAGTTTTTAATATTCTTAAAAGAAAACCCAGACTATCAAAGGTCTGCTATCAAAGGAATATTTGCTAACAAAAGTTACCTATCTCATTGGAACGGTGATTTAGATTACGGTGACCTCAAGCCAAATGCTCCTGTCACAAACATATCGTGGTTTGCTGCCAAAAAATACTGTGAGCTACAAACTAAAAGATTACCTACTATGGATGAGTGGGAATATGTAGCAATGGCTGATGCAAAAAATATGGATGCCAGGGAAAAAGAAGATTATAATAAATACATTCTCTCTTGGTACGAAACACCCAAAACATATAATAATCCGGTCGGTAGCACATTCAAAAATTATTGGGGCGTTTACGATATGCATGGCCTTGTTTGGGAATGGGTAAGTGATTTCAATTCTATTTTCTTATCAGGAGAAAGTCGAAAAGATAAAGGAAATGACGAGAACCTATTTTGCGGAAGTGCTTCAATTAATGCCTCCGATTTAATGGATTATGCCGCTTTTATGCGATATGGTTTTAGGGGTAGCTTAAAAGCAAACTTCACTACAAAAAACTTAGGCTTTAGATGTGCTAAAGATCTATAA
- a CDS encoding SCO family protein — MKTILTTTILCFTLLLTSCNDKKQTEAQANSETLSADAQAPSKISDMSIYNLPSTWTTQDGNDIELKDLNGNVLVMVMIYTSCKAACPRLVADMRNIEQRVKSKNTDKVKYVLVSIDPTVDTPERLKDFAKENQMDGSQWLFLRSSEENTREFAATLAVNYKKISPIDFSHSNIISVFNTKGELTYQQEGLGIDYAPTVNEIEKELNNIK, encoded by the coding sequence ATGAAAACAATTTTAACTACCACAATACTCTGTTTTACATTGCTTCTTACGAGTTGCAATGACAAAAAACAGACAGAAGCTCAAGCTAATTCAGAAACGCTTTCCGCGGATGCTCAGGCTCCCAGCAAAATCTCTGATATGTCTATCTATAACTTGCCCTCTACGTGGACTACACAAGATGGTAACGACATTGAATTAAAAGATTTAAATGGAAATGTATTAGTTATGGTCATGATCTATACTTCTTGTAAAGCTGCTTGCCCTCGCCTTGTAGCCGATATGAGAAATATTGAACAAAGAGTAAAATCTAAAAACACTGATAAAGTAAAATATGTCTTAGTAAGTATTGACCCTACTGTTGATACACCCGAACGATTGAAAGATTTTGCTAAAGAAAATCAAATGGATGGTTCTCAATGGTTATTCTTGCGTTCTTCTGAAGAAAACACAAGAGAATTTGCGGCTACTTTAGCTGTTAATTATAAAAAGATATCTCCTATTGATTTTTCTCACTCAAACATTATCAGTGTGTTTAATACCAAAGGTGAATTAACATACCAACAAGAGGGCTTGGGCATTGATTACGCACCTACAGTGAATGAAATAGAAAAAGAACTAAACAACATCAAATAA
- a CDS encoding CopD family protein yields the protein MNELHILLILHLLGAAVWVGGHIILSVIILPQVWKQRVVDILFDFETKYEWIGMPALFVMIVTGIRMAYLYDVKIGSWFAFETPIETVISFKLSCLLAILVLALSAQFKVLPKLKKSIKVLPLMSFHILAVTVISIAMLVLGSFVRFGGIQ from the coding sequence ATGAATGAGTTACATATATTATTAATATTACATCTCTTAGGAGCTGCAGTATGGGTAGGGGGTCATATAATATTAAGCGTAATTATCTTGCCTCAAGTATGGAAGCAACGAGTTGTGGATATCCTATTCGACTTTGAAACGAAGTATGAATGGATAGGGATGCCAGCTCTATTTGTTATGATCGTTACAGGGATACGAATGGCTTACTTATACGATGTGAAAATAGGAAGTTGGTTTGCATTTGAAACGCCGATTGAGACGGTAATTTCATTTAAACTGAGTTGTCTATTAGCAATTCTTGTATTAGCCTTGAGTGCACAATTTAAGGTGTTACCTAAGTTGAAAAAGAGCATAAAAGTATTGCCCTTGATGAGCTTTCATATTTTAGCTGTAACAGTGATAAGTATTGCAATGTTAGTATTGGGAAGTTTTGTGAGATTTGGTGGTATACAATAA
- the ric gene encoding iron-sulfur cluster repair di-iron protein: MENRTIGSFVAEDFRTAAVFNKYGIDFCCKGGRTLEEVCEKKKISQTDLEEELDKLLNQKAGNNIDFRAWPLDLLVDYIEKTHHRYVEEKIPVLLQFLNKLCKVHGERHPELFEVNNLFIGCAEELSQHLKKEELVLFPFVKQMVNATISGQSVQAPHFGTVQNPVSMMMHEHDGEGERFRKIAALTNNYTPPADACNTYKVTYAMLKEFEEDLHKHIHLENNILFPSAVALEQKFE, encoded by the coding sequence ATGGAAAATAGAACAATTGGCTCATTCGTAGCAGAGGATTTTAGAACAGCGGCAGTATTTAATAAATATGGAATCGACTTTTGTTGTAAAGGTGGACGTACTTTAGAAGAAGTGTGTGAAAAGAAAAAAATTAGCCAGACAGATTTAGAAGAAGAATTAGACAAATTATTAAATCAAAAAGCTGGTAATAATATAGATTTCCGCGCTTGGCCATTAGATTTACTCGTTGATTACATAGAGAAAACGCATCACCGTTATGTAGAAGAAAAGATTCCTGTATTGTTACAGTTTTTAAATAAACTATGTAAAGTACATGGGGAGAGACATCCGGAGTTGTTTGAAGTAAATAACTTGTTTATTGGTTGTGCAGAAGAATTATCTCAACATTTGAAAAAAGAGGAGTTAGTTTTATTCCCTTTTGTGAAGCAAATGGTGAACGCTACAATCAGCGGACAATCAGTTCAAGCGCCTCATTTTGGAACAGTACAAAACCCTGTGTCAATGATGATGCATGAACACGATGGAGAGGGAGAGCGTTTTAGAAAAATAGCAGCATTAACAAATAACTATACACCGCCAGCAGATGCGTGTAATACGTATAAAGTAACTTATGCAATGCTTAAAGAATTCGAAGAAGATTTGCACAAACATATTCACTTAGAAAACAATATTCTTTTTCCAAGTGCCGTAGCGTTAGAGCAAAAATTCGAATAA
- a CDS encoding nitric-oxide reductase large subunit has translation MEKGQKKLWIAFAIVMLFSFGVLGYFGIEIYQEAPPVPKEVVTTEGKVVLSESDIKDGQNVWQSIGGQELGSVWGHGAYVAPDWTADYLHREAVFLLDYYANQKYQVAFDKLGIEEQAGVKAKLQSTIRVNTFDKNTAKLTISTERDLARIYLAEYYKKLFTDDPEFAQLRKNYAIPNNTLTDEVRLKKMSAFFFWATWATVTNRPGSDVSYTHNWPAEELVGNKATTPLLAWSGVSIILLIFFVGVLIYYHVASKKEDEELRPEKDPMSNGTTTRSMTMLKKYFWVVCLLMILQVILGIVTAHYGVEGQGFYGIPLDQILPYSVTRTWHTQLAIFWIATAWLGTGLYIAPAVGGKDPKFQVLGVNFLFVALLIIVLGSMFGQWLGVMQKLNLVQNFWFGHQGYEYVDLGRFWQIFLFAGLFIWLALMIRPLIPVLREKGSQRNLIVLFLISCGAIALFYGAGLMWGRQTNLAIAEYWRWWVVHLWVEGFFEVFATVVLAFLFVRMGLIKTKTATHGALFSTIIFMSGGIIGTFHHLYFTGTPTAIMALGATFSALEVVPLTLIGYEAYENYKISKHNSWLQDYKWPLYFTIAVAFWNFLGAGVFGFIINPPIALYYVQGLNTTPLHGHTAMFGVYGMLGIGLMLFVLRSIYRDVKWNEGLLKIGFWGLNIGLLLMALLSLLPIGIWQAIESIQHGMWYARSSELMQHPWMIVLKWMRSIGDIIFTVGIVAIAIFVFKLTLKKN, from the coding sequence ATGGAAAAAGGTCAAAAAAAATTATGGATAGCATTTGCGATAGTTATGTTATTCTCATTTGGAGTATTGGGGTATTTTGGTATTGAAATTTATCAAGAAGCACCACCTGTTCCAAAAGAAGTTGTTACCACAGAAGGTAAGGTTGTTTTGTCTGAGAGTGATATAAAAGACGGGCAGAATGTTTGGCAGAGTATAGGAGGGCAAGAGCTTGGATCAGTTTGGGGGCACGGTGCCTACGTTGCTCCAGATTGGACAGCTGATTATTTACACAGAGAAGCGGTATTTCTTTTAGATTACTATGCTAATCAAAAATATCAAGTTGCTTTTGATAAACTTGGTATTGAGGAACAAGCTGGTGTAAAGGCAAAATTACAAAGTACGATTCGCGTTAATACGTTCGATAAAAATACTGCTAAGCTTACTATATCAACAGAGCGTGATTTAGCTCGTATATATTTGGCTGAATACTACAAGAAGTTATTTACTGATGATCCTGAGTTTGCACAATTACGTAAAAATTATGCTATACCAAACAATACGTTAACTGACGAAGTGCGATTGAAAAAGATGAGTGCGTTCTTTTTCTGGGCTACTTGGGCTACAGTAACGAATAGACCAGGTAGTGATGTTAGTTATACGCATAATTGGCCAGCAGAAGAGTTAGTGGGGAATAAAGCGACCACACCTTTATTAGCATGGTCAGGAGTAAGTATAATTCTATTAATCTTCTTTGTGGGTGTATTGATTTATTATCATGTAGCTTCTAAAAAAGAAGATGAAGAATTGCGTCCAGAGAAAGATCCAATGTCTAATGGTACTACAACAAGAAGTATGACTATGCTTAAAAAATATTTCTGGGTAGTTTGCCTTTTAATGATTTTACAAGTAATACTTGGTATTGTAACGGCTCATTATGGAGTAGAAGGACAAGGTTTTTATGGTATTCCATTAGATCAAATATTACCTTACTCTGTAACAAGAACGTGGCATACACAATTAGCTATCTTTTGGATTGCAACAGCTTGGTTAGGAACAGGATTATATATCGCTCCAGCAGTTGGAGGAAAAGATCCTAAATTCCAAGTATTGGGAGTTAATTTCTTATTTGTTGCTTTACTGATAATTGTTCTTGGATCAATGTTCGGACAATGGCTTGGTGTAATGCAGAAGTTAAATTTAGTACAGAACTTCTGGTTTGGACATCAAGGATATGAATACGTTGATTTGGGACGTTTTTGGCAGATATTCTTATTTGCGGGATTGTTTATATGGTTAGCATTAATGATACGTCCTTTGATTCCTGTATTACGAGAAAAAGGGAGTCAGAGAAATCTAATTGTATTATTCCTTATTTCTTGTGGTGCAATAGCCTTGTTTTATGGAGCAGGATTAATGTGGGGAAGACAAACAAATTTAGCTATCGCTGAGTATTGGAGATGGTGGGTAGTGCATTTATGGGTAGAAGGATTCTTTGAAGTATTTGCTACAGTAGTATTAGCCTTCTTATTTGTAAGAATGGGACTAATCAAAACGAAAACAGCTACTCATGGAGCATTATTCTCTACGATCATATTTATGTCTGGAGGGATAATTGGAACATTCCACCATTTATATTTCACAGGAACACCTACAGCTATTATGGCCTTAGGAGCAACGTTTAGTGCATTAGAAGTGGTGCCATTAACGTTGATTGGATATGAGGCATATGAGAATTATAAAATTTCAAAACACAACAGTTGGTTACAAGATTATAAATGGCCTTTATATTTCACAATAGCAGTTGCTTTTTGGAACTTCTTAGGAGCGGGAGTATTTGGCTTTATAATCAATCCACCGATTGCCTTGTATTACGTACAAGGATTAAATACAACACCATTACATGGACATACAGCAATGTTTGGAGTTTATGGAATGTTAGGGATTGGTTTAATGCTATTCGTTTTAAGAAGTATTTATCGGGATGTGAAATGGAATGAAGGATTATTAAAAATAGGATTTTGGGGATTAAACATAGGATTGCTGTTAATGGCTTTATTGAGTTTGTTGCCGATAGGTATTTGGCAAGCGATAGAAAGTATTCAACACGGTATGTGGTATGCAAGGTCAAGTGAATTGATGCAACATCCTTGGATGATTGTTTTAAAATGGATGCGTTCAATAGGTGATATAATTTTCACTGTAGGAATTGTAGCCATCGCAATATTTGTATTTAAGTTAACTTTAAAAAAGAATTGA
- a CDS encoding RrF2 family transcriptional regulator, producing the protein MFSKACEYAIRSVIFITVSSMKAERVGFKEIAKEIDAPEAFTAKILQKLSKSGIIDSVKGVGGGFEIPVYRLDQIKLCEVVNVIDGDAIYKGCGLGLAECSEVHPCPVHEKFKLIREGLRKMLETTTLKELAKGTKSGDTFLKV; encoded by the coding sequence ATGTTTTCAAAAGCTTGTGAGTATGCTATACGATCTGTGATATTTATCACAGTTTCATCTATGAAAGCTGAACGCGTCGGCTTTAAAGAGATAGCAAAGGAAATTGATGCTCCTGAAGCATTTACGGCAAAGATCTTGCAGAAGTTATCAAAGAGCGGAATCATAGATTCAGTCAAAGGAGTTGGTGGAGGATTTGAAATCCCCGTTTATCGTTTAGATCAAATTAAATTATGTGAAGTCGTTAACGTAATTGATGGGGATGCTATTTATAAAGGCTGTGGTTTAGGTTTGGCAGAGTGTTCTGAAGTTCACCCTTGTCCTGTTCATGAGAAATTTAAATTAATTCGTGAAGGGTTACGAAAAATGCTCGAAACAACAACATTGAAAGAGTTAGCTAAAGGTACCAAGTCAGGCGACACTTTTTTGAAAGTATAG
- a CDS encoding DUF721 domain-containing protein: MKKFEAQKRLREESSIQDILKIIIKENKLDYGINSLDVREAWRNLLGPGIANYTLDIILKRDVLYVALSSPIVREELTYGKSKIIKMINEELRREVISDIVFR; the protein is encoded by the coding sequence GTGAAAAAATTTGAAGCGCAGAAGCGACTTAGAGAAGAAAGTAGTATTCAAGATATTCTGAAGATAATAATCAAAGAGAATAAGTTGGATTATGGTATCAATTCTCTTGATGTTCGCGAAGCTTGGCGTAATTTATTAGGGCCTGGTATTGCGAATTATACTTTAGATATTATTTTGAAACGGGATGTATTATATGTGGCTTTATCATCACCTATAGTTCGTGAGGAATTGACTTATGGTAAGAGTAAGATAATCAAAATGATTAATGAAGAATTAAGGCGAGAGGTGATAAGTGATATTGTTTTTCGATAA